The following are from one region of the Paenibacillus protaetiae genome:
- a CDS encoding LysR family transcriptional regulator, which translates to MDIRQLRYFLEIAEQGQITRAAKKLNMEQPPLSRQLRLIEEELKVTLFDRNGKRLRLTHAGELLRERAENLLHELSETVKAVKEMDEGITGELAIGSVVSCISLLPPHIKTFRQQYPQLTFKIAEGDHFLLGEQLEKRSIELIVARLPFEAASEGQCYEELRLPSDPYVAVIPSEWKSGAEQSSITMGELSSFPFLSLTTDRTRGMHERVVKEFREHGYTPTIICECTSVAVIIALVAQGIGATVFPKSVMESFPLDAIAMLEISDADFQSEVGIIWLQNRYLSRSARHFIEMFRTLQT; encoded by the coding sequence ATGGATATTCGCCAGCTTCGTTATTTTTTGGAAATTGCCGAGCAAGGCCAAATTACGCGCGCAGCCAAAAAATTGAATATGGAGCAGCCGCCGCTCAGCCGCCAGCTTCGGCTTATCGAAGAGGAGCTGAAGGTGACGCTGTTTGACCGCAACGGCAAACGCCTTCGATTAACGCATGCCGGCGAGCTGCTGCGCGAGCGCGCGGAAAATCTGCTTCACGAACTGAGCGAGACGGTCAAGGCGGTAAAAGAAATGGACGAAGGCATTACCGGCGAGCTGGCGATCGGTTCTGTCGTCTCCTGCATCTCCCTGCTCCCGCCCCATATCAAAACATTCCGTCAGCAGTATCCCCAGCTTACGTTCAAAATTGCCGAAGGCGACCATTTTCTGCTAGGCGAGCAGCTGGAGAAGCGCAGCATCGAACTGATTGTCGCCCGGCTGCCGTTCGAGGCTGCTTCCGAAGGGCAATGTTATGAGGAGCTGCGCCTGCCTTCCGATCCTTACGTCGCCGTCATTCCAAGCGAATGGAAATCCGGCGCGGAGCAATCCTCCATCACGATGGGCGAGCTGTCGTCATTCCCGTTTTTGTCGCTGACGACCGACCGGACAAGAGGCATGCATGAGCGGGTCGTCAAAGAGTTCCGCGAGCACGGGTATACGCCAACCATTATTTGCGAATGCACCAGTGTTGCCGTCATTATTGCGCTTGTGGCGCAAGGCATCGGCGCAACCGTATTTCCTAAGTCCGTCATGGAATCTTTCCCTCTGGATGCCATTGCAATGCTGGAAATATCCGATGCCGATTTTCAGTCCGAGGTCGGCATCATCTGGCTGCAGAACCGCTACCTGTCGCGCAGCGCCCGGCATTTTATCGAGATGTTCCGTACATTGCAGACATAA
- a CDS encoding TetR/AcrR family transcriptional regulator, whose translation MPADKKPDRRVSRSKQGLKAALLELMEQKPFSSITTTEIVQRADFNRGTFYAHYEHKEALLDDIMNDLLKDLVIAFRKPYKHVDSFELSTLSASAVALFDHIYAHASLYKLMMDQRVLPGFREKVYRTMRETANHDLTPGQASVPERLNEELYYVYQYNALLGLAFHWIQEGFQHPPSYMAEQLVLFLNMRPSKMIVKHSG comes from the coding sequence ATGCCAGCCGACAAAAAACCGGACCGCCGGGTTTCCCGGAGCAAGCAGGGCTTAAAAGCCGCCCTGCTGGAACTGATGGAGCAGAAGCCGTTCTCCTCCATTACAACAACAGAAATTGTGCAGCGCGCCGATTTTAACCGCGGCACCTTCTATGCGCATTACGAACATAAAGAAGCGCTGCTGGACGATATTATGAACGACCTGCTGAAAGATTTGGTGATCGCGTTCCGCAAGCCTTACAAGCATGTCGATTCGTTCGAGCTAAGCACGCTTTCGGCTTCGGCAGTTGCTTTGTTCGATCATATTTACGCCCATGCTTCGCTGTACAAGCTGATGATGGACCAGCGGGTGCTTCCCGGCTTCCGCGAAAAAGTGTACCGGACAATGCGGGAGACCGCCAACCATGATTTAACGCCCGGACAAGCTTCGGTGCCGGAACGATTAAATGAAGAACTGTATTATGTGTATCAATACAACGCTTTATTGGGGCTTGCCTTCCACTGGATTCAGGAAGGCTTCCAGCACCCTCCGTCCTATATGGCGGAGCAGCTGGTCTTATTCCTGAACATGCGGCCAAGCAAAATGATCGTGAAGCATTCCGGCTGA
- a CDS encoding branched-chain amino acid aminotransferase has protein sequence MSFEITKELTKNPKTKPDSSNLVFGKHFTDHMFIMDYETGKGWHSPRIVPYQPILLDPAAKVFHYGQTIFEGLKAFRKADGTVVTFRPNKNFERLNRSNERLSIPAIDEKLALEALRELLLIDQDWVPSEEGTSLYIRPFVIATESALGVNPSEKYMFMIIMSPVGSYYAEGINPVKIFVESKYVRAVRGGVGNAKTAGNYAASLKAQEEAHEQGYSQVLWLDGVHLKYIEEVGSMNIFFRIDGKVVTPALNGSILDGITRNSIIQLLKHWGWTVEERQISIDELVEAQKSDKLEEIFGTGTAAVISPVGEISYAGEKFTIRDGSTGELSAKLYDTLTGIQRGALEDPFGWVVEIK, from the coding sequence ATGTCTTTTGAAATCACCAAGGAACTGACGAAAAACCCTAAAACAAAACCGGACTCCAGCAATCTTGTATTCGGCAAACATTTTACAGACCATATGTTCATTATGGATTATGAGACGGGCAAAGGCTGGCACAGTCCTCGCATCGTGCCTTATCAGCCGATTTTGCTTGACCCTGCCGCTAAAGTGTTCCATTACGGGCAAACGATCTTTGAAGGCCTGAAAGCGTTCAGAAAAGCCGACGGCACCGTAGTGACGTTCCGTCCAAACAAAAACTTCGAGCGTCTGAACCGTTCCAACGAACGGCTGAGCATTCCGGCCATCGACGAGAAGCTCGCGCTTGAAGCGCTCCGCGAGCTGCTTCTGATTGATCAGGACTGGGTTCCTTCGGAGGAAGGGACATCGCTGTACATTCGCCCGTTTGTTATTGCAACGGAGTCTGCGCTTGGCGTAAACCCTTCGGAAAAATATATGTTTATGATCATCATGTCGCCGGTAGGCTCGTATTACGCGGAAGGCATTAATCCGGTCAAAATTTTCGTGGAATCGAAATACGTCCGTGCGGTAAGAGGCGGCGTCGGCAATGCGAAAACAGCCGGCAACTATGCAGCCAGCCTGAAAGCGCAGGAAGAAGCGCATGAGCAGGGCTACTCGCAAGTGCTGTGGCTGGACGGCGTTCATCTGAAATATATTGAGGAAGTCGGCAGCATGAACATCTTCTTCCGCATCGACGGCAAAGTCGTTACGCCTGCCCTGAACGGCAGCATTCTGGATGGCATTACGCGCAACTCCATCATTCAGCTGCTGAAGCATTGGGGCTGGACGGTTGAAGAACGCCAAATTTCGATTGATGAGCTGGTTGAAGCGCAAAAAAGCGACAAGCTGGAAGAAATATTCGGCACCGGCACGGCAGCAGTTATTTCGCCGGTTGGCGAAATTTCGTACGCAGGCGAGAAATTTACGATCCGCGATGGAAGCACAGGTGAGCTTTCCGCGAAGCTGTACGATACTTTGACCGGCATTCAGCGCGGCGCGCTGGAAGATCCGTTCGGCTGGGTTGTTGAAATCAAATAA
- a CDS encoding NAD(P)/FAD-dependent oxidoreductase — MSKQILILGGGYGGVLAAQTARKYLTAAEANITIVNKYPTHQIITELHRLAGGTIDEKAVALPLGKLVGGKDINVVVDTVKEIKPNDKQVVLESGTVYKYDALVVALGSETNYFGIPGLEENSMVLKSAADANKIRKHVEARLDAYKASGNKADATIVVGGGGLTGVELVGEFADKLPEICRAKGIDFNDIKIYCVEAGPSIIPMFPKVLIERAVESLTKRGVTFLQGVAITEATKNTVSLKDGQTLESNTIIWTGGVKGNPVVGSSGLAEDRGRSTVTSTLQSTSHPDVFVAGDCAVVFPEGGDRPYPPTAQLAWQMGETIGYNLSVLLKGGVMDKFNPVFSGTLASLGRKDGIGFIGGNNTQLKGLPASLMKEASNIRYLSHVHGLFALAY; from the coding sequence ATGTCGAAACAAATTCTTATTTTGGGCGGCGGCTACGGCGGCGTATTGGCTGCGCAAACGGCACGCAAATATTTGACGGCTGCTGAAGCGAACATCACGATCGTTAACAAATACCCGACCCACCAAATCATTACGGAACTTCACCGCCTTGCCGGCGGCACGATTGATGAGAAAGCAGTTGCGCTTCCTCTCGGCAAACTGGTTGGCGGCAAAGACATTAACGTTGTCGTGGACACGGTTAAAGAAATTAAGCCAAACGACAAGCAAGTCGTTCTGGAAAGCGGCACGGTCTACAAATATGACGCGCTTGTTGTGGCGCTTGGCAGCGAAACGAACTACTTCGGCATCCCTGGGCTGGAAGAGAACAGCATGGTGCTGAAATCGGCTGCGGACGCGAACAAAATCCGCAAACATGTGGAAGCTCGCCTGGACGCTTACAAAGCTTCCGGCAACAAAGCGGACGCAACAATCGTGGTTGGCGGCGGCGGCTTGACCGGCGTTGAGCTCGTTGGCGAATTTGCCGACAAGCTTCCTGAAATTTGCCGTGCCAAAGGCATCGATTTTAACGACATCAAAATCTACTGCGTAGAAGCAGGTCCTTCGATTATCCCGATGTTCCCTAAAGTATTGATCGAGCGTGCGGTAGAAAGCTTGACGAAACGCGGCGTAACGTTCCTGCAAGGCGTTGCGATTACGGAAGCTACGAAAAACACCGTTTCGCTGAAAGACGGCCAAACGCTGGAATCGAACACGATCATCTGGACTGGCGGCGTTAAAGGCAATCCGGTTGTAGGTTCGTCCGGTCTGGCCGAAGACCGCGGCCGTTCGACGGTTACGTCGACGCTGCAATCGACTTCGCATCCTGACGTATTTGTAGCTGGCGACTGCGCGGTTGTATTCCCGGAAGGCGGCGACCGTCCATATCCTCCAACTGCTCAGCTGGCTTGGCAAATGGGCGAAACGATCGGCTACAACCTGTCCGTACTGCTTAAAGGCGGCGTAATGGACAAATTCAATCCGGTATTCTCGGGTACGCTTGCGAGCCTGGGCCGCAAAGACGGCATCGGATTCATCGGCGGAAACAACACGCAGCTGAAAGGCTTGCCTGCTTCCCTGATGAAAGAAGCAAGTAACATCCGTTACCTGTCGCACGTTCACGGCTTGTTTGCACTGGCTTACTAA
- a CDS encoding threonine/serine exporter family protein translates to MNMLEQLVTSFIGTAGFSVLFNVPRRTVVQCGFVGLLGWLIYISCLEVPADPIIAALLASCVVAVISQICAKVYKTPIIVFSIAGIIPLVPGGTAYDAMRSFVEYDYETALQLAAKAFMISGAIAIGLVFSEAINQAIRKLKIN, encoded by the coding sequence ATGAATATGCTGGAACAGCTGGTGACCAGCTTTATTGGGACGGCGGGGTTTTCGGTATTGTTTAACGTGCCCCGCAGAACGGTTGTGCAATGCGGTTTCGTCGGGCTGCTTGGCTGGCTGATTTATATTTCGTGCCTTGAGGTGCCGGCTGATCCGATTATTGCCGCGCTGCTTGCTTCCTGCGTCGTTGCGGTTATCAGCCAAATATGCGCCAAAGTGTACAAAACGCCGATTATTGTGTTCAGCATCGCCGGCATCATTCCGCTCGTGCCGGGCGGAACGGCTTATGACGCCATGCGGAGCTTTGTCGAATACGATTATGAAACGGCATTGCAGCTGGCGGCCAAAGCATTTATGATTTCCGGCGCGATCGCCATCGGCTTAGTATTCTCGGAAGCGATTAATCAGGCGATCCGCAAGCTGAAAATCAATTAA
- a CDS encoding DUF1641 domain-containing protein, whose translation MTQTSAPQESAVVETQKLDVLDQLMKPEVQQSLTVLVDALPKLAEIVTLATKAYDFAQSVATDKVLINDFAHGIGEFVKPVQEKAKGIAAAAIEAGERAQADAGATVGLFGMLKMLKDPEVQKTLRFAQSFLNVLAERKQQH comes from the coding sequence ATGACACAAACATCTGCTCCTCAAGAATCGGCTGTTGTAGAAACACAAAAACTGGATGTGCTTGATCAACTGATGAAGCCGGAAGTCCAGCAATCCCTGACTGTATTGGTGGACGCGCTTCCTAAGCTTGCTGAAATCGTAACGCTTGCTACCAAAGCGTACGACTTCGCACAAAGCGTCGCTACGGACAAAGTACTGATCAACGACTTCGCTCACGGTATCGGTGAATTCGTGAAACCGGTCCAAGAGAAAGCAAAAGGCATCGCGGCTGCCGCTATCGAAGCCGGCGAACGCGCACAAGCGGATGCAGGCGCAACGGTAGGCCTGTTCGGCATGCTGAAAATGCTGAAAGATCCGGAAGTACAAAAAACGCTTCGTTTTGCCCAATCTTTCTTGAACGTATTGGCAGAACGCAAACAACAACACTAG
- a CDS encoding threonine/serine exporter family protein, producing the protein MMESGGETYRVEDTMMRIAAACGRERSHSYVTPTGIIFSIDGPDSGTRLVRISERSTDLQKVTDVNDISRRIAQGQLSVQEAIQLLRELETAKVGYPFRVKLLCAAIASGCFMIMFQGEWADFAAAFVIGGAALSSVTFFHWLVKAKLFSELLAAVIVGVLACLAVQIGAGNQLDKIILGSVMPLVPGLLITNAVRDLIAGHFVSGLSKGAEALLTAFAIGSGIAFVLAFYNGAGW; encoded by the coding sequence ATGATGGAGAGCGGCGGGGAAACTTACCGCGTTGAAGACACCATGATGCGGATTGCGGCGGCGTGCGGCAGAGAACGTTCGCATAGTTATGTCACGCCTACGGGCATCATATTTTCCATCGACGGGCCCGATTCCGGCACCCGCCTTGTCCGGATTTCGGAGCGGTCAACGGATTTGCAGAAGGTGACGGACGTCAATGATATATCGCGCCGGATTGCGCAGGGCCAGCTGTCGGTACAGGAGGCCATCCAGCTGCTCCGCGAGCTGGAGACGGCCAAGGTAGGTTATCCTTTCCGGGTGAAGCTGCTGTGCGCCGCCATTGCGAGCGGCTGTTTTATGATTATGTTCCAAGGCGAGTGGGCGGACTTTGCCGCGGCATTTGTCATCGGCGGAGCGGCGCTTTCTTCGGTTACGTTTTTCCATTGGCTGGTCAAGGCCAAACTGTTCTCCGAGCTGCTGGCGGCCGTTATAGTCGGCGTACTCGCTTGTTTGGCGGTACAGATCGGCGCAGGAAACCAGCTGGATAAAATTATTCTTGGTTCGGTCATGCCGCTTGTGCCCGGCTTGCTCATTACGAATGCGGTGCGCGATCTGATTGCGGGCCATTTTGTTTCGGGCTTGTCCAAAGGCGCGGAAGCGCTGCTGACCGCTTTTGCGATTGGATCGGGCATCGCGTTTGTGCTTGCATTTTATAACGGGGCGGGATGGTAA
- a CDS encoding aldehyde dehydrogenase family protein, which produces MKSYDLWIGGEWRRAARYEPLYAPYGGDKLADIAAASAAEAEEAIVNAHEAFLSYRNMPAYKRAEILYQAAALLEERSEACIRILVQEAGKPVKAARGEIARTAETYRFAAEEAKRIAGDQIPMDAAAGGTGRIGFTVKTPIGVITAITPFNFPFNLVAHKVGPALAAGNAIVLKPAEQTPLSALFLADLFRDAGLPDGVLNIIPGGGAELSEILTTHPHVKGVTFTGSPEVGRIIQRQAGLRKVTLELGSNSALIVDEGIDVASIIDRCVEGAFVYNGQVCISLQRVYVHRSLYEEFVARFVRRTEQLQIGAPGEESTDVTSLISNKALQRIAEWVDEAVQGGAMLECGGMVLEHQILAPTVLTGVNPSAKVVAEEVFGPVVSIAPFDTLEEAVAAVNRSRYGLHAGIYTPRIDRAFYAAREIDAGGVIINDIPTFRTDQIPYGGRKDSGIGREGIRYAVEEQMDTKFISFKLQP; this is translated from the coding sequence ATGAAAAGCTACGATTTGTGGATTGGCGGGGAGTGGCGCCGTGCCGCGCGCTATGAGCCGTTGTATGCGCCTTACGGCGGCGACAAGCTGGCGGATATTGCGGCGGCGAGTGCCGCAGAGGCGGAAGAAGCGATTGTGAATGCCCACGAGGCGTTTTTGTCGTACCGGAACATGCCGGCGTACAAACGCGCCGAGATTTTGTATCAAGCAGCGGCGCTGCTGGAGGAGCGGAGTGAAGCGTGTATCCGCATTCTGGTGCAGGAGGCAGGCAAGCCGGTGAAGGCGGCGCGCGGGGAAATCGCCCGCACGGCCGAGACGTACCGTTTTGCAGCGGAAGAGGCTAAACGGATTGCCGGCGACCAAATCCCGATGGATGCAGCTGCCGGCGGAACCGGCCGGATCGGCTTTACGGTCAAAACGCCGATTGGCGTCATTACGGCAATCACGCCGTTCAATTTTCCGTTTAACCTGGTTGCGCACAAGGTCGGCCCGGCGCTTGCGGCCGGCAATGCCATCGTGCTGAAGCCAGCCGAGCAGACGCCGCTCAGCGCGTTGTTTCTGGCCGATTTGTTCCGGGACGCCGGACTGCCGGACGGCGTGCTTAATATTATACCGGGCGGGGGCGCCGAGCTGAGCGAAATACTGACGACGCATCCGCATGTCAAAGGCGTGACCTTTACGGGCAGCCCGGAAGTCGGCCGGATCATTCAGCGGCAGGCAGGCCTCCGTAAGGTGACGTTGGAGCTTGGCTCCAACTCCGCGCTGATCGTGGATGAAGGGATTGACGTTGCATCCATTATCGACCGGTGCGTCGAAGGCGCCTTTGTTTATAACGGGCAAGTATGCATTTCATTGCAGCGCGTTTATGTGCACCGTTCGTTGTATGAGGAGTTTGTCGCCCGTTTCGTCCGGCGGACAGAGCAGCTTCAAATCGGCGCGCCGGGAGAGGAATCGACGGATGTGACTTCGTTAATTTCGAACAAAGCGCTGCAGCGGATTGCCGAATGGGTAGACGAAGCGGTGCAGGGCGGCGCCATGCTGGAATGCGGCGGCATGGTGCTGGAGCACCAAATATTGGCGCCGACGGTGCTGACCGGCGTCAACCCTTCGGCGAAAGTCGTCGCCGAGGAAGTGTTTGGCCCGGTCGTATCTATCGCGCCGTTTGATACGCTGGAGGAAGCGGTCGCAGCGGTGAACCGTTCCCGTTACGGGCTGCACGCCGGCATTTATACGCCGCGTATTGACCGCGCCTTCTATGCGGCACGCGAGATTGACGCAGGCGGCGTCATTATTAACGATATTCCGACGTTCCGGACCGATCAGATCCCTTACGGCGGGCGCAAGGACAGCGGCATAGGCCGCGAAGGCATCCGTTATGCGGTCGAAGAGCAGATGGATACCAAGTTTATTTCATTCAAGCTGCAGCCTTAG
- a CDS encoding SDR family oxidoreductase, whose translation MGREIALLFAKEGAKVVVSDLNEQSAQQTAAQIEAEQGVSTVVVSNVAVEEDVQKMIDTAVGTYGTLDILVNNAGVMDGMVPAHELTDALWERVIAVNTTGPMRAIRKALPIFMEQNHGVIVNVASVGGLFGSRAGAAYTASKHAVVGLTKNVGYQYAQLGIRCNAIAPGGVNTNIGVGSSAPNEFGISKAMPGMAVNPRVGEPSEIAKVALFLASDESSFVNGTVITADAGWTAY comes from the coding sequence ATGGGCAGAGAAATCGCTTTGCTGTTTGCAAAAGAAGGTGCGAAGGTGGTCGTCTCCGATCTGAACGAACAGTCGGCGCAGCAAACGGCAGCCCAAATCGAAGCGGAGCAAGGCGTTTCGACCGTTGTTGTATCTAACGTGGCCGTGGAAGAAGACGTACAAAAGATGATCGACACGGCTGTCGGCACTTATGGAACGCTTGATATTCTTGTCAATAATGCAGGGGTTATGGACGGCATGGTGCCGGCCCATGAGCTGACAGACGCATTATGGGAACGGGTTATTGCGGTAAATACGACCGGCCCGATGCGGGCGATTCGCAAGGCGCTTCCGATCTTTATGGAGCAAAATCACGGCGTTATCGTAAACGTCGCTTCGGTTGGCGGTTTGTTCGGTTCCCGCGCAGGCGCGGCTTATACCGCATCCAAACATGCGGTTGTCGGCCTGACCAAAAACGTCGGCTACCAATACGCGCAGCTTGGCATCCGCTGCAACGCCATTGCGCCGGGCGGCGTCAACACCAATATTGGCGTAGGCAGCAGCGCGCCTAACGAATTCGGCATCAGCAAAGCAATGCCGGGCATGGCGGTTAATCCTCGCGTAGGCGAGCCTTCCGAGATCGCCAAAGTTGCCTTGTTCCTGGCATCGGATGAATCCAGTTTTGTGAACGGTACCGTCATTACGGCGGATGCCGGCTGGACCGCTTACTAA
- a CDS encoding helix-turn-helix domain-containing protein, whose product MRSLSFLSKMTIFGLLLATLPVLFIGTFSYLTSSSEIQKNVNAGKNQLLMQINSNVEQKLITVNQTLNQVINSTVMKKALTRPINENDFIMYNDLRNEIRYMQSFDTRLEDVILINAKYNWMIKNSGLYPFDQYSYYNQLAGLMKLPDTTSWVLNPSDWFYSEENKGSNSCSASISLVKKLPVTGPDPYGLAIANIPACSIQDLLNADGTALSGIMILDDTGRIVLHADHNLIGQPVSRIGLSDLTLLHGASGQYKTAIGPKPYSVTYYRSELNGWVYATYDSIASMTKQSNKIGLYTIYICTAMLLICLVVAWIGSRRMYSPIELLLNQFGHRKAEGKRGTLNEFQLIGEQVSALFQSKSRLEDEVRKQLKQVRTFFLMRAFQGKAKTKELNDRLEQFGYSSQLAEWRTMSVIAIQIGALDQTKYSKQDTELLLFAIQNMVEELIPAEQQLAPVVIDHTVAALIGSPEGDPALFQQAIYSSTEQLMEQITGYLSLQVSIGMSLPFRAVKAMPTAYKEALEALKHRMTLGDGLIIQFESINSGKPYLKLNYPVPIESELMDAIKLAHAEPAKELLNRLLAHIFTAEMSPQDYQIPLTRLLNQLLMMMQESGIGLKQIYYGTATPLEELLDCRIVAEIEDWFWSKVIVPMMKVYRDRQEEQYHNISEKIIDMIQRDYATDLTLEECASRLHYNANYLSSVFRKETNYSFSEYLSAYRFTVAKKWLSETDIPIKDIAARLRYNNSQNFIRSFRKQEGLTPGQYREKTTLSPRADNGA is encoded by the coding sequence ATGCGGTCCTTAAGCTTTTTGTCCAAAATGACGATCTTCGGCTTGCTGCTCGCCACACTTCCGGTACTGTTCATCGGAACCTTCTCGTATTTAACGTCATCCAGCGAAATTCAAAAAAACGTAAACGCCGGAAAAAACCAGCTTCTTATGCAAATCAACTCCAATGTAGAGCAAAAGCTGATTACTGTCAATCAAACGTTAAATCAGGTCATTAACTCCACCGTCATGAAAAAGGCGTTAACCCGGCCTATAAATGAAAACGATTTCATAATGTACAACGATTTGCGCAATGAAATCCGGTACATGCAGTCGTTTGATACCCGGCTGGAGGATGTCATTTTGATCAATGCCAAATATAACTGGATGATCAAAAACTCCGGCTTGTACCCGTTCGACCAATACAGCTATTACAACCAATTGGCAGGCCTGATGAAGCTGCCGGATACAACCTCCTGGGTGCTGAACCCTTCCGACTGGTTTTACAGCGAGGAAAATAAGGGCAGCAACAGCTGCTCCGCCAGCATCAGCCTGGTCAAGAAGCTGCCGGTCACCGGACCGGACCCCTACGGCCTCGCGATTGCCAATATTCCGGCCTGCAGTATACAGGACCTGCTGAATGCGGACGGCACCGCCTTGTCCGGCATTATGATTTTGGACGACACCGGCCGGATCGTGCTGCATGCCGACCATAACCTGATCGGCCAGCCCGTCAGCCGGATCGGCCTAAGCGACCTTACGCTGCTGCATGGCGCATCCGGCCAATATAAGACGGCCATCGGACCGAAACCGTATTCCGTCACCTATTACCGTTCCGAGTTAAACGGCTGGGTGTACGCCACTTACGATTCTATTGCCAGCATGACCAAACAGTCTAATAAAATCGGCCTGTATACGATTTATATTTGCACGGCGATGCTGCTCATTTGCCTCGTTGTCGCCTGGATCGGCTCGCGGCGCATGTATTCGCCGATCGAACTGCTCCTGAATCAGTTCGGGCACCGCAAGGCGGAGGGCAAACGAGGGACGCTTAATGAATTTCAGCTGATCGGCGAGCAGGTCAGCGCCTTGTTCCAGTCCAAGTCGCGGCTGGAGGACGAGGTGCGCAAGCAGCTGAAGCAAGTGCGTACTTTTTTTCTAATGCGCGCGTTTCAAGGCAAAGCCAAAACGAAGGAGCTGAACGACCGGCTGGAACAGTTCGGCTACAGCAGCCAGCTGGCGGAATGGCGCACGATGTCCGTCATTGCCATCCAGATCGGGGCGCTGGACCAGACAAAATATAGCAAGCAGGACACCGAGCTGCTTCTGTTTGCGATTCAGAACATGGTGGAGGAGCTGATTCCGGCGGAGCAGCAGCTCGCTCCCGTTGTGATCGACCACACCGTAGCAGCGCTGATCGGCAGCCCGGAAGGCGATCCTGCCTTGTTCCAGCAAGCGATCTATTCTTCAACGGAGCAGCTGATGGAGCAGATTACCGGTTATTTAAGCCTGCAGGTCAGCATTGGCATGAGTTTGCCGTTCCGCGCAGTTAAGGCAATGCCAACCGCCTATAAAGAAGCGCTCGAAGCGTTAAAGCACCGGATGACGCTGGGCGACGGCCTTATTATTCAATTCGAGAGCATTAACTCCGGCAAACCGTATTTGAAGCTGAACTATCCGGTCCCTATCGAAAGCGAGCTGATGGACGCCATTAAGCTGGCGCATGCGGAACCGGCGAAAGAACTGCTGAATCGGCTGCTGGCTCACATTTTCACAGCGGAGATGTCCCCGCAGGACTATCAAATTCCGTTAACGCGGCTGCTGAACCAGCTGCTCATGATGATGCAGGAGTCCGGCATCGGCTTGAAGCAAATATATTACGGGACGGCTACGCCGCTGGAGGAACTGCTGGACTGCCGGATTGTGGCGGAAATCGAGGATTGGTTCTGGTCGAAAGTGATTGTTCCGATGATGAAAGTGTACCGGGACCGCCAGGAAGAGCAATACCATAACATTTCGGAGAAAATAATCGACATGATTCAGCGCGATTACGCCACCGATCTGACGCTGGAAGAATGTGCGTCCAGGCTTCATTACAACGCGAATTATTTAAGCAGCGTGTTCCGCAAAGAAACGAACTATTCGTTCAGCGAATATTTAAGCGCCTACCGGTTTACCGTCGCCAAAAAGTGGCTGTCCGAAACGGATATTCCGATCAAGGATATTGCCGCCAGGCTCCGGTACAACAACTCGCAAAACTTTATCCGCTCCTTCCGGAAGCAGGAAGGGCTGACCCCCGGCCAATACCGGGAAAAAACGACGCTCTCTCCGCGTGCGGATAACGGGGCATAA